A region of Jannaschia sp. W003 DNA encodes the following proteins:
- a CDS encoding Lrp/AsnC family transcriptional regulator codes for MTHSLDETDRRILRVLQRDAASSLDRIAEDVALSRNACWRRIRRMEDAGVIRGRVALLDAGKVGLGLAAFVMIRAGRHDADWLDRFARAVRAMPEIQGAHRMSGDLDYVLRVRVRDMADYDRFYRALIARVPIADVSASFVMEDLVDGTALPV; via the coding sequence ATGACCCATTCCCTCGACGAAACGGATCGCCGCATCCTGCGCGTCCTCCAGCGCGACGCCGCATCCTCCCTCGACCGCATCGCCGAGGACGTCGCCCTGTCGCGCAACGCCTGCTGGCGCCGCATCCGCCGCATGGAAGACGCGGGCGTGATCCGCGGCCGCGTCGCCCTGCTGGATGCGGGAAAGGTGGGTCTCGGCCTCGCCGCCTTCGTGATGATCCGCGCCGGGCGCCACGACGCCGACTGGCTGGACCGCTTCGCCCGCGCCGTTCGCGCCATGCCCGAGATCCAGGGCGCGCACCGCATGTCGGGCGACCTCGACTACGTGCTGCGCGTCCGAGTGCGCGACATGGCCGACTACGACCGCTTCTACCGCGCGCTCATCGCCCGCGTGCCGATCGCCGACGTGTCGGCGAGCTTCGTGATGGAGGACCTGGTGGACGGGACGGCGCTGCCGGTCTGA
- a CDS encoding AMP-binding protein gives MPAAPRDLETIPQFLARNAAAFGRAPAYREKEFGIWQEWTWSEAKGEIEEMALGLIELGVEIGEHVAVIGRNRPQLYMSMIAAQCAGAIPVPLYQDAVGEEIAYVLGHCSAKFVIAGDQEQVDKVEEVRERIEGLRHVIYLDGRGLRKYDHSAMSSMETLRERGRSADRAEMERRLAQQNAETTCVMLYTSGTTGRPKGVVLSHRNIVATSKASSEFDGLRQDDEVLAYLPMAWVGDFIFSIGQAVVTGFCVNCPESAATVMSDLREIGPTYYFAPPRVFETQLTNVMIRMEDASPLKKRMFDRAMRHAKTVGPKLLDGEPVSAWDRAKYRLNELLVFGPLKNTLGLSRVRVGYTAGEAIGPELFDFYRSIGINLKQLYGQTEASVFITQQRDNEVRSDTVGTPTPGVELRIGETGEVFYRSPGSFVEYYQNPESTASTKDPEGWVATGDAGFIEPDTGHLRIIDRAKDVGKLASGAMFAPKYVENKLKFFPEIYEAVVFGNGRDRCVAFVNIDLTAVGNWAERNNIAYASYQELSQHPEVLNTIRAHVEAVNRSVAEDPMLSGCQVHRFLVLHKQLDADDDEMTRTQKVKRRTIEEKYADLIAALYAGEARVSTETAVTYEDGRRGTIRATLELCDAAVVPVEPRSPEMQVEAAE, from the coding sequence ATGCCCGCCGCGCCGCGCGATCTCGAGACCATTCCGCAGTTCCTGGCCCGCAACGCCGCGGCGTTCGGCCGCGCGCCGGCCTACCGCGAGAAGGAATTCGGCATCTGGCAGGAGTGGACCTGGTCGGAGGCCAAGGGCGAGATCGAGGAGATGGCGCTCGGGCTGATCGAGTTGGGCGTCGAGATCGGCGAGCATGTCGCCGTCATCGGTCGCAACCGCCCGCAGCTCTACATGAGCATGATCGCCGCCCAGTGCGCCGGCGCGATCCCGGTGCCGCTCTATCAGGACGCCGTGGGCGAGGAGATCGCCTACGTTCTCGGCCACTGCTCGGCCAAGTTCGTGATCGCCGGCGATCAGGAGCAGGTCGACAAGGTCGAGGAGGTGCGCGAGCGCATCGAAGGCCTTCGCCACGTGATCTACCTCGACGGGCGCGGCCTGCGGAAATACGACCACTCGGCCATGTCCTCGATGGAGACCCTGCGCGAGCGGGGCCGCTCGGCGGACCGCGCCGAGATGGAGCGTCGGCTCGCGCAGCAGAACGCCGAGACCACCTGCGTCATGCTCTACACCTCGGGCACCACGGGGCGGCCCAAGGGCGTGGTGCTGAGCCACCGCAACATCGTCGCCACCTCGAAGGCCTCCTCGGAGTTCGACGGCCTGCGCCAGGACGACGAGGTGCTGGCCTACCTGCCGATGGCCTGGGTGGGCGACTTCATCTTCTCGATCGGGCAGGCCGTGGTGACGGGCTTCTGCGTGAACTGCCCCGAAAGCGCGGCCACGGTCATGTCGGACCTGCGAGAGATCGGACCGACCTACTACTTCGCGCCGCCGCGCGTGTTCGAGACGCAGCTCACCAACGTGATGATCCGCATGGAGGACGCGAGCCCGCTCAAGAAGCGGATGTTCGACCGGGCCATGCGCCACGCCAAGACGGTGGGGCCGAAGCTCCTCGACGGCGAGCCCGTCTCCGCGTGGGACCGGGCCAAGTACCGCCTGAACGAGCTGCTGGTGTTCGGCCCCCTCAAGAACACGCTGGGCCTCAGCCGCGTGCGCGTGGGCTACACGGCCGGCGAGGCGATCGGGCCGGAGCTGTTCGACTTCTACCGCTCCATCGGCATCAACCTGAAGCAGCTCTACGGCCAGACCGAGGCGAGCGTCTTCATCACCCAGCAGCGCGACAACGAGGTGCGGTCCGACACCGTGGGCACGCCCACGCCGGGCGTGGAGCTGCGCATCGGCGAGACCGGCGAGGTCTTCTACCGCTCGCCCGGCAGCTTCGTGGAGTACTACCAGAACCCCGAATCCACGGCGTCCACCAAGGACCCCGAGGGCTGGGTGGCCACGGGGGACGCGGGCTTCATCGAGCCGGACACCGGGCACCTGCGGATCATCGACCGCGCCAAGGACGTGGGCAAGCTGGCCTCGGGGGCGATGTTCGCGCCCAAGTACGTGGAGAACAAGCTGAAGTTCTTCCCCGAGATCTACGAGGCGGTGGTGTTCGGCAACGGCCGCGACCGCTGCGTGGCCTTCGTGAACATCGACCTCACGGCGGTGGGCAACTGGGCCGAGCGCAACAACATCGCCTACGCCTCCTACCAGGAGCTGTCGCAGCATCCCGAGGTGCTGAACACCATCCGCGCCCACGTCGAGGCGGTGAACCGCTCCGTGGCCGAGGACCCGATGCTCTCGGGCTGCCAGGTCCACCGCTTCCTGGTGCTGCACAAGCAGCTGGATGCCGACGACGACGAGATGACCCGCACCCAGAAGGTCAAGCGCCGCACCATCGAGGAGAAGTACGCGGACCTGATCGCGGCGCTCTACGCGGGCGAGGCGCGGGTCTCGACCGAGACGGCGGTGACCTACGAGGACGGCCGCCGCGGTACGATCCGCGCGACGCTGGAGCTGTGCGATGCCGCCGTGGTGCCGGTGGAGCCGCGCTCGCCGGAGATGCAGGTGGAGGCGGCGGAGTGA
- a CDS encoding PAS-domain containing protein, with amino-acid sequence MKASTAELTKAGLNLIGQALSIYDADLRLAVSNRMFRDMFALPEWMVRPGAPFADGIRYLVERGEYGPVADVDAAVAERVAQARAFEPHYLERTRPDGTVVSVEGSPLPGGGWVTVYTDITAIKAQERLLRARSEVLSGELLARAEELAGANRKLAAATARAEEARREATEMAARIRMTTEMLPAHIARVGPDRRYTYSNRRLGAVMPGTPADIVGLPMDEVLAPIWPAVAPNIEAALAGEERVFEVTHDPSGRRVRVSFTPERGEGAGVYALSMDVTEEAQARAAVAQAAGRQVAAQLTSGMAHDIGNLLTVILGLSERMGGMDLPAGAREAADAIKLAATRGGALLDRISGLSGPRDLTPRAVDLRALLAEVAALAGPSLPSGVRLRTRVHGLDEPVLLDPDALRDALLNLVLNARDAVGAEGRIAVVARPVRDTWVELDVTDTGSGFSEAALERGAEPFFTEKGEDGTGLGLSMVYDVVKLAGGRMHLANGPQGARVTLRLPLRQPPPGLAPTLVLVIEDARHIREAVRDRLVTAGHAVLEAGGVAEARGMLDIPGIGLVLSDIMLRTAESGLDLAREAEAAGLPVALMTSLPPDAPLWREAAARWPVIRKPFSVEKLAAVLR; translated from the coding sequence ATGAAGGCCAGCACGGCGGAGCTCACGAAGGCCGGGCTGAACCTGATCGGCCAGGCCCTGTCGATCTACGACGCCGATCTGCGGCTCGCGGTCTCGAACCGCATGTTCCGCGACATGTTCGCGCTGCCAGAGTGGATGGTGCGCCCCGGCGCGCCCTTTGCGGACGGCATCCGCTACCTCGTCGAGCGCGGCGAGTACGGCCCCGTCGCCGACGTGGACGCCGCCGTGGCCGAGCGCGTGGCCCAGGCCCGCGCCTTCGAGCCGCACTATCTGGAGCGTACCCGCCCCGACGGCACCGTGGTGTCCGTGGAGGGCTCGCCGCTGCCGGGCGGTGGCTGGGTCACGGTCTACACCGACATCACCGCGATCAAGGCGCAGGAGCGCCTCCTGCGCGCGCGCTCCGAGGTCCTGTCGGGCGAGCTGCTGGCCCGCGCCGAGGAGCTGGCGGGCGCGAACCGCAAGCTGGCCGCGGCGACAGCCCGCGCCGAGGAGGCCCGCCGCGAGGCTACCGAGATGGCCGCGCGCATCCGCATGACCACCGAGATGCTGCCCGCCCACATCGCCCGCGTCGGCCCCGACCGGCGCTACACCTATTCCAACCGCCGCCTCGGCGCGGTGATGCCCGGCACGCCCGCCGACATCGTGGGCCTGCCCATGGACGAGGTGCTGGCGCCGATCTGGCCCGCGGTGGCGCCCAACATCGAGGCCGCGCTGGCCGGCGAGGAGCGGGTGTTCGAGGTCACCCACGACCCCTCGGGCCGCCGCGTGCGCGTCTCGTTCACGCCCGAGCGCGGCGAGGGGGCGGGGGTCTATGCCCTGTCCATGGACGTCACCGAGGAGGCGCAGGCCCGCGCCGCCGTGGCGCAGGCCGCCGGGCGGCAGGTGGCGGCGCAGCTCACCTCGGGCATGGCCCACGACATCGGCAACCTCCTGACGGTGATCCTGGGGCTGTCGGAGCGCATGGGCGGCATGGACCTGCCCGCGGGCGCCCGCGAGGCGGCGGATGCCATCAAGCTGGCGGCCACGCGGGGCGGCGCGCTGCTCGACCGCATCTCGGGGCTGTCCGGCCCGCGCGACCTGACGCCCCGCGCCGTGGACCTGCGCGCGCTGCTGGCCGAGGTCGCCGCCCTCGCCGGCCCCTCGCTGCCTTCGGGGGTCCGCCTGCGCACCCGCGTCCACGGCCTCGACGAACCGGTGCTGCTGGACCCGGACGCCCTGCGCGACGCGCTCCTGAACCTCGTGCTCAACGCCCGCGACGCGGTGGGCGCCGAGGGCCGCATCGCCGTGGTGGCCCGCCCCGTGCGCGACACCTGGGTGGAGCTGGACGTGACCGACACCGGCTCCGGCTTCTCTGAGGCGGCCCTCGAGCGGGGCGCCGAGCCCTTCTTCACCGAGAAGGGCGAGGATGGCACGGGCCTCGGCCTGTCGATGGTCTACGATGTGGTGAAGCTGGCGGGCGGGCGGATGCACCTCGCCAACGGCCCGCAGGGCGCGCGCGTGACCTTGCGCCTGCCGCTGCGCCAGCCGCCCCCCGGCCTCGCCCCCACGCTGGTGCTGGTGATCGAGGACGCGCGGCACATCCGCGAGGCGGTGCGCGACCGGCTGGTGACCGCGGGGCACGCGGTGCTGGAGGCGGGCGGCGTGGCCGAGGCGCGGGGCATGCTCGACATCCCCGGAATCGGGCTGGTGCTTTCGGACATCATGCTGCGCACCGCCGAGTCCGGCCTCGACCTCGCCCGCGAGGCCGAGGCGGCGGGGCTGCCGGTGGCGCTGATGACCTCGCTGCCCCCCGACGCGCCGCTCTGGCGCGAGGCCGCCGCACGCTGGCCGGTGATCCGCAAGCCGTTCTCGGTCGAGAAGCTCGCGGCGGTGCTGCGATGA
- a CDS encoding ABC transporter ATP-binding protein produces the protein MLDATTTTTADGRTIGGTVLDLRSITLRFGGVEAIKDISFDIREGEIRAIIGPNGAGKSSMLNVISGFYVPQEGEVWFRGERRAPLKPYEVARQGIARTFQNIALFEGMTVLDNVMTGRLNTTRANMLQQAVWWGPARREEVANRAAVERVIDFLEIQHIRKTPVGRLPYGLKKRVELARALAAEPSLLLLDEPMAGMNVEEKEDMSRFILDVNDEFGTTIALIEHDMGVVMDLSDRVVVMDYGKKIGDGTPHEVRSNQDVIDAYLGVAHD, from the coding sequence ATGCTTGACGCGACCACCACCACCACCGCCGACGGGCGCACCATCGGCGGCACGGTCCTCGACCTGCGGAGCATCACCCTGCGCTTCGGGGGCGTGGAGGCGATCAAGGACATCTCGTTCGACATCCGCGAGGGCGAGATCCGCGCGATCATCGGCCCCAACGGCGCCGGCAAGTCCTCGATGCTCAACGTCATCTCGGGCTTCTACGTGCCGCAGGAGGGCGAGGTGTGGTTCCGCGGCGAGCGGCGCGCGCCCCTGAAGCCCTACGAGGTGGCCCGCCAGGGCATCGCGCGTACGTTCCAGAACATCGCGCTCTTCGAGGGCATGACCGTGCTCGACAACGTGATGACGGGGCGGCTCAACACCACCCGCGCCAACATGCTCCAGCAGGCCGTGTGGTGGGGGCCCGCCCGCCGCGAGGAGGTCGCCAACCGCGCCGCCGTGGAGCGGGTGATCGACTTCCTGGAGATCCAGCACATCCGCAAGACGCCGGTGGGACGCCTGCCCTACGGCCTCAAGAAGCGGGTGGAGCTTGCCCGCGCGCTCGCCGCGGAGCCGTCGCTCCTGCTGCTTGACGAACCGATGGCCGGCATGAACGTCGAGGAGAAGGAGGACATGAGCCGCTTCATCCTCGACGTGAACGACGAGTTCGGCACCACCATCGCGCTGATCGAGCACGACATGGGCGTGGTCATGGACCTCTCGGACCGGGTCGTCGTCATGGACTACGGCAAGAAGATCGGCGACGGGACGCCCCACGAGGTGCGCTCGAACCAGGACGTGATCGACGCGTATCTCGGGGTCGCGCATGACTGA
- a CDS encoding response regulator transcription factor, protein MTRIAVLDDDPAIRALLTEALEAAGMEVAAFGRADSFEAALRQAMPDLCLVDLGLPDRDGLGVVSRLALEGGAAIIIISGRGGVADRVAGLELGADDYVVKPFAPEEIVARVRARLRRAAPPQRARARFAGHAVDFDAYALTGPSGTATFSQAEGEVLRLFLERPRRLVSRAEMQEALGGAAGESFDRAMDVRVSRLRAKLGEDPKDPRIIKTIYGAGYIFLPEVDWE, encoded by the coding sequence ATGACCCGCATCGCCGTGCTCGACGACGACCCCGCGATCCGCGCGCTGCTGACCGAGGCGCTGGAGGCCGCCGGCATGGAGGTCGCCGCATTCGGCCGCGCCGACAGCTTCGAGGCGGCCTTGCGCCAGGCCATGCCGGACCTGTGCCTCGTGGACCTCGGCCTGCCCGACCGCGACGGCCTCGGCGTGGTGTCGCGGCTGGCGCTGGAAGGGGGCGCGGCGATCATCATCATCTCGGGGCGCGGCGGCGTGGCCGACCGCGTGGCGGGGCTGGAGCTGGGCGCCGACGACTACGTGGTCAAGCCCTTCGCCCCCGAGGAGATCGTGGCGCGGGTCCGGGCCAGGCTGCGCCGGGCGGCGCCGCCCCAGCGTGCCCGCGCCCGCTTCGCAGGCCACGCGGTCGACTTCGACGCCTATGCCCTGACGGGGCCGAGCGGCACGGCCACCTTCTCCCAGGCCGAGGGCGAGGTGCTGCGCCTGTTCCTGGAGCGCCCCCGCCGCCTCGTCAGCCGCGCCGAGATGCAGGAGGCGCTGGGCGGCGCCGCGGGCGAGAGCTTCGACCGCGCCATGGACGTGCGCGTCAGCCGCCTGCGCGCCAAGCTCGGCGAGGACCCGAAGGACCCGCGGATCATCAAGACGATCTACGGGGCGGGGTACATCTTCCTGCCCGAGGTGGACTGGGAGTGA
- a CDS encoding PD-(D/E)XK nuclease family protein codes for MNDLAFIDDLKTALPRLDAERAGEVLFGAPHLSMFDVLGDSEMQLSRTFAMLLDPRGAHGQGPLFLNAFLRRLGLRERKRSEACTVRTEHTTAYGRIDILLEMPDATVVIENKPWSGLGHRQLERYAEFLATIRGKGTRLVFLSQWDVEDGGEALGHYVHMPFVGSEHSFAECLEGAIPAVKAYRAEVLVRDVVDHLERRFGGRTRSMDPLQGEIRSRLDDDPSAARIVTAIVADQNHVRDWMTDRLGQAIIEALPQGYEILEQKRNLTRRRIDRSAFRLSEFGWEMYSCLMFRNPRWPANCSIGFSPDATGRRSVVVGINAPQASKGAPCDARDEIDGLLVAAEIDVKTVEHWPAWDYAEPRDWDGQQLANFFHKTDCAPLTNTRFAEMLEYLQSLASILDAKYDPPAPKEVAPHA; via the coding sequence ATGAACGATCTGGCATTCATCGACGACCTGAAGACCGCCCTGCCCCGCCTCGACGCCGAGCGGGCGGGCGAGGTCCTGTTCGGCGCGCCCCACCTGTCCATGTTCGACGTGCTCGGCGACAGCGAGATGCAGCTGAGCCGAACCTTCGCGATGCTGCTCGACCCGCGGGGTGCGCATGGCCAGGGGCCGCTCTTCCTCAACGCGTTCCTGCGGAGGCTCGGGCTGAGGGAGCGGAAGCGAAGCGAGGCCTGCACGGTACGGACCGAGCACACGACGGCGTACGGACGCATCGACATCCTGCTGGAGATGCCCGACGCGACCGTCGTGATCGAGAACAAGCCTTGGTCCGGTCTCGGACACCGGCAACTCGAACGCTATGCCGAGTTCCTCGCCACGATCCGGGGCAAGGGCACACGCCTCGTCTTCCTCAGCCAGTGGGACGTAGAGGACGGAGGCGAGGCGCTCGGTCACTACGTCCACATGCCCTTCGTCGGAAGCGAGCATTCGTTCGCGGAGTGCCTCGAGGGAGCGATTCCAGCCGTGAAGGCGTACCGAGCGGAGGTGCTCGTCCGCGACGTGGTGGACCACTTGGAACGACGCTTTGGCGGGAGGACGCGGTCGATGGATCCGCTGCAGGGCGAAATCAGGTCGCGGCTCGACGACGACCCCTCGGCGGCAAGGATCGTTACCGCGATCGTCGCGGACCAGAATCACGTCCGAGACTGGATGACCGACCGGTTGGGGCAGGCGATCATCGAGGCCCTTCCGCAAGGCTACGAAATCCTGGAGCAGAAGCGGAACCTTACCCGGCGGCGGATCGACCGCAGTGCCTTCCGGCTGTCCGAGTTCGGGTGGGAGATGTACTCCTGCCTAATGTTCCGGAATCCGCGCTGGCCAGCCAACTGCTCCATCGGATTCTCACCCGATGCGACCGGCCGGCGGAGTGTCGTGGTCGGCATCAACGCCCCGCAGGCCAGCAAGGGAGCCCCTTGCGACGCTCGCGACGAGATCGACGGACTTCTCGTAGCTGCGGAAATCGACGTCAAAACGGTGGAGCACTGGCCAGCGTGGGATTACGCCGAACCGCGTGATTGGGACGGTCAGCAACTGGCAAACTTCTTCCACAAGACCGATTGCGCACCGCTCACGAATACCCGCTTCGCCGAAATGCTCGAGTACCTCCAGAGCCTCGCGAGCATCCTCGACGCGAAGTACGACCCCCCTGCGCCCAAAGAGGTAGCCCCCCATGCCTGA
- a CDS encoding DUF6356 family protein: protein MSAAQFLRAFHDHPASVDETYFGHMRFALGFAGTLALAAGAALVHALVPPLFETTASRIVRRLHGRLASRH, encoded by the coding sequence ATGTCCGCCGCCCAGTTCCTTCGCGCCTTCCACGACCACCCCGCCTCGGTGGACGAGACCTACTTCGGCCACATGCGCTTCGCGCTCGGCTTCGCCGGCACGCTCGCGCTGGCCGCGGGCGCCGCGCTGGTGCACGCGCTGGTGCCGCCGCTGTTCGAGACGACTGCCTCGCGGATCGTGCGGCGGCTGCACGGGCGGTTGGCGAGCCGGCATTAG